TTGCGGATAATTCGTGGCCCCGCATGCTACTGGATTTCGCATTATCCAAATACGCAGGAGGCGGATGCAGTGCCACCGGCAGAGTCGGTCACGGGCTGCCGTTTGGTATCATGACCAGTAGATGGTACCTACTGAAATGCAGCGGATCACCAATGTCCGAGGTCACGCAGATTCTGGATCAGATTCACCGCGGTCACGTCGCCGCGGCGGCCGATCTGCTGCCACTGGTCTACGCGGAGCTGAGGAAGTTGGCGAGCCACAGGTTGGGCAGAGAAAAGCCGGGCCAAACGCTGCAGCCAACGGCCCTTGTTCATGAGGCATATATTCGACTGGTCGGAGATGCCGACGTGAAGTGGGATGGTCGTTCCCACTTCTTCGCTGCGGCTGCCGAAGCAATGCGGAGAATCCTCATTGAGAATGCTCGACGTCATCAGAGTCTCAAACGTGGGGGTGCTGTTAGCCAGCGGACAATCGCAGAGGGCGATGCAATCGTTGACTTCGGGGACATTGACGAGTTGCTCGATCTCGATGCGGCGCTCACCAAACTTGCCGCGGAAGAGCCGGAACTGGCCAAGCTAGTCGAACTGCGATACTTCGCCGGGCTGAGTGTTGAGGACACCGCCGAGTCACTGGGAGTGTCGCCGCG
This Phycisphaerae bacterium DNA region includes the following protein-coding sequences:
- a CDS encoding sigma-70 family RNA polymerase sigma factor, with the translated sequence MSEVTQILDQIHRGHVAAAADLLPLVYAELRKLASHRLGREKPGQTLQPTALVHEAYIRLVGDADVKWDGRSHFFAAAAEAMRRILIENARRHQSLKRGGAVSQRTIAEGDAIVDFGDIDELLDLDAALTKLAAEEPELAKLVELRYFAGLSVEDTAESLGVSPRTVKRNWAFARAWLGRELNRDSG